A region of the Ctenopharyngodon idella isolate HZGC_01 chromosome 2, HZGC01, whole genome shotgun sequence genome:
ACAAAGACTTGGAGCTGATTGCAAACCATGGATGTTTTAAACTCAGAGGACTACAGCAATTATGAGGACTATTATAATGCAGAAGGACTTGAGGAATATGGACTCTGCAAGAAGACACACGTAAAGGAATTCAGCAATGTGTTTTTACCTATATTCTACTACATTATCTGTGCACTGAGCATTATTGCTAATTTAACCCTGCTAATATTGTTCATCAAATACAAAACTTTGAGGAAGGTGTTGCCTCTGCACATGGTCATATcggattttatttttacactgaGCCTTCCGTTCTGGGCAGTGTATGCCAGCAGTGAATGGATCTTTGGTGATCAAAGCTGTAAGGCAATCACATTGGTTTACATGGTCAGTTTGTATAGCAGCAATCTTTTTGTTGCTAGTCAGAGCTTGCAAAGATTTATGGACATTGTATATGTTGTTTCTACCATCAGGATCTTTAACAGTCTAAAGAGGAATACTATTATGTGCATTTTGGTGTGGCTTTTATCAGTTTTGGCTGCTGCTGTTCATGTCAACTTTGTTGAGACTCAAAAGATCCATGAACAGAACATTTGCACTTACAACTTCAACCATAAAGTCGGCTGGAAAATCTATGTAAGATTTCAGATGAACATACTTGGGTTTGTCGTACCATTTTTAGTGCTCCTATTTTGTTCCATCAGACTACCATATGTTGCTGCCGTGAGGAGCACATTCCAGATGTTTAGATATGAAATTGGATTCACTGTCATGTTTTTTCTCCTCTGGTTCCCCTATAGTGTTGTTATTTTCTTGCATGCTTTGCAAGACCTTcatgtttttaattcatgtaCCACTAACATACACTTTGACTTTGCTATTCAGGTGACAGAATGTATTGCTTTCATGCATGTTTTCATGAATCCTCTTTTGTATatctttttaaacaaaaaagtctggaaacgATTGAGAAATGCTTGCAAAACTCCAAGGGAGTATCTTCTTGAGGAATCCAACAGTTCATCAAACATGTCAAGTCAGGGTGGTGCTATAGAGCTGAGGTCAGTTCATCAAGTCCATGACCTGAGCTTTTGTGCTGAACGACCTAATAACTTACTACCTGAGGCAATGTAAAAGCTTTATTATGTTTATGATATATGTACATACACAGATCatgcataacattatgaccaccttcttaatattgtgttggtcccacttttgctgccaaaacagccctgacccgtcgaggaatggactccactagacccctgaaagtgtactgtggtatctggcaccaagatgttagcagcagatcgtttaagtcctgtaagctgcaaggtggagcctccatggatcggactttcAGCACATTCCACAGATGCCGGATtgaattgagatctggggaatttggaggtcaagtcaacagctcaaactcgttgttgtgctcctcaaaccattcctgaaccatttttgctttgtggcagggcacattttcctgctgaaagaggccgcagccaccagggaataccgtttccatgaaagggtgtacaatgtgtgcaacaatgcttaggtgattcatcagaccaggccaccttcttccattgctctgtggtccagttctgatgctcacgcacccactgttggcgctttcggcagtggacaggggtcagcgtgaacaccctgactggtctgcggctatgcagccccatacgcaacaaactgcgatgcactgtgtattctgactcCTTTCtttcagaaccagcattaacttcttgaacAATTTAAGCTATAGTAGCTcttctgttggatcggaccacacgtgccagccttcgctccccacatgcatcaatgagccttggccacccatgaccctgtcgacagttcaccactgttccttccttggattccttccttcctccagtgttatatttatatataaaggaTATAAAGGCATATATCAAAACGGACACTGTAcagtttatatgtttatattagcttggttttatgtgatttttaataaaaaaatatattttaaagttagtTGAGCTCTCCACAAGCAATGGCCGATTCAACAAATATAACACCAAAGtcaatgtaatgtgtgtgtgtgtctctctctctcactctctgagCTTTCTAAACTCTGTGAGGTGGGAGGTAAAATGCTAAAATGCTTATGTGATGACAAGTATTTCTGCAAAAAACTAATGTTGACAATGTAaaagacactgttttcaacagatTTTGAGATATGCCGAGTCAGTTCAACCAGTGACCTTTCCACAACATTCTTATCATAAAGATAAGAGTAGCCTTGACCCTTCATGTTTGGGATTAAAAATTACTCTGCTAGAACTTAGAAGCATAAATAAAGAAAGCTCAATTTATTTTATCTTCAAGAACTTTAGTTTAAGTTTGAATAGCTATGATAGCTTTTGATATGGGTTGTTTTGGAAACTAGATTAATATGTGAATTTACTATATACAAAGGTCTTCTGGTCTTTGTGTTATTGAGTCACAAAATATTGAAGAAAAACCATTTAGTCTAAAGTTTGTGAAAAGAGGATTAGACATAATGGCACTGTTCCACaaataactacaaaaaaaaaacgttttatttatgtttatcatgatatatatttatttggaataaacAATATTGCATTCCAGCTTTACCAAAACAAGTGATCTAGATTTTTATGCCTCAAGTATTTTGCTAATTGTATTTATGTTAGAGTTGTATTATGCAGCACACTGGTATTTTGTGACatattttacagattttcacagtcattattattattttttttattattattattttttttcttcttgacttacaaataaaatgctattttataTTCGATCTATTTGTCTGAAAACAATGTTCCCTGCAACGAGCCAATACACAaccatgtttatatatttacatatagggATATACAgccatctagtggttaaaaCGTGGTATTATAGATGACAAACGGTTCATAATTAGGGTTAACCTTCTATCGCACGCATTGTGATAGAcctatagaaaaaaatatttgactctttttcttttcttagaaTGGCTTAACTTGaagtgctgtaaaaaaaaaaaaa
Encoded here:
- the LOC127505335 gene encoding atypical chemokine receptor 2; this encodes MDVLNSEDYSNYEDYYNAEGLEEYGLCKKTHVKEFSNVFLPIFYYIICALSIIANLTLLILFIKYKTLRKVLPLHMVISDFIFTLSLPFWAVYASSEWIFGDQSCKAITLVYMVSLYSSNLFVASQSLQRFMDIVYVVSTIRIFNSLKRNTIMCILVWLLSVLAAAVHVNFVETQKIHEQNICTYNFNHKVGWKIYVRFQMNILGFVVPFLVLLFCSIRLPYVAAVRSTFQMFRYEIGFTVMFFLLWFPYSVVIFLHALQDLHVFNSCTTNIHFDFAIQVTECIAFMHVFMNPLLYIFLNKKVWKRLRNACKTPREYLLEESNSSSNMSSQGGAIELRSVHQVHDLSFCAERPNNLLPEAM